A single Halarcobacter anaerophilus DNA region contains:
- a CDS encoding formate dehydrogenase subunit alpha has product MGKNVLNDLSLKLGRRNFLKLASIGAGVGVTSMFASNNSVREATNEEIRNPFPGSKKVKTICSICSAGCGIIAEVQNGVWVRQDVAQDHPISEGSHCCKGIDQIDLVKSKQRIKHPLKKVDGKWQRISWEQAIDEISSKMLELRKENGPDIAMFLGSAKFNLQQSFYFSKFAAMWGTNNIDHVARVCHSASVAGAANTWGYGAMTNHFGDVVENSKAILMIGANSASSCPIGFKHFLQAKDRNNAKLIVVDPVYTKSAAKADHYLRIRTGTDVAFVYGMLHLIFKNGWEDKNFIESRVYGMDKIREEAKKWTPEVTADVTGIPAEKIIQITRLFATTKPATAVWALGITQHSTGTSNTRIIPILQLVLGNAGKKGGGCNIIRGHDNVQGSTDMCNLADSLPGYYGLSDDAWKYYAKAWGVDYEWLKGRFHSHKWMNEKGFSLAKWWQGVLQEEKTYSSSPIRALWVQGTGITSMTQQVKIQEAIKKLDLLVIAEPFVNEAAILSDRKDGIYIIPAATQFETEGSVTASNRSSQWRSKVVDPLYESKPDHEIMFEFAKKFGFYDEFVSGMKHDIVDGEIKKVKDDFVWPDDAADELARTVKTIGLGGWTAKRLKEHQENWHLFDPLTLKGYGKMQGQYYGLPWPCWDTKHPGSPILYNPDVPVNEGGMGFRNRFGLEHDGISQLASSATTVKKSEVKGGYPELTKDNIEEVLNIKLTEDEKRKMGANWKVDLSGIIQEKCREKGVCAYGNARARAIVWTFPDPVPKHREPIHSPRFDLVKKYPTYPDQKNNFRVDVKFESEQSEKDWFKEFPTMIVTMRLVNLSGAGMLERTSKYLSHITPEMFANIHPDLAAKHGIRDRDDMWLHSPQGTKIKIKAYYNYSVTPDRVAMPYNFAGMMQGVDLTHRYPKGTKPYVNGESSNTITNYGFDVITQIPEFNAGLCRIERA; this is encoded by the coding sequence ATGGGTAAAAATGTACTTAACGATTTATCTTTGAAACTTGGACGAAGAAATTTTCTTAAACTTGCTTCAATTGGCGCAGGAGTAGGTGTGACTTCAATGTTCGCTTCAAATAATAGTGTTAGAGAAGCAACAAATGAAGAGATAAGAAATCCTTTTCCAGGTTCGAAAAAAGTTAAAACAATTTGTAGTATTTGTTCTGCTGGATGTGGCATTATAGCAGAAGTTCAAAATGGTGTTTGGGTGAGACAAGATGTGGCACAGGATCATCCTATTAGTGAAGGAAGTCATTGCTGTAAAGGGATTGACCAAATTGATTTAGTAAAAAGTAAACAAAGAATAAAACATCCACTTAAAAAAGTAGATGGAAAGTGGCAAAGAATCTCTTGGGAACAAGCAATAGATGAAATATCATCAAAAATGCTTGAATTAAGAAAAGAGAACGGTCCTGATATAGCAATGTTTTTAGGCTCTGCAAAATTTAATTTGCAGCAATCTTTTTATTTTAGTAAATTTGCTGCAATGTGGGGAACAAATAATATTGATCATGTTGCAAGAGTTTGTCATAGTGCTTCTGTTGCAGGAGCAGCCAATACTTGGGGTTATGGTGCAATGACGAATCATTTCGGTGATGTTGTTGAAAACTCAAAAGCTATATTAATGATTGGAGCAAATTCAGCTTCATCTTGCCCAATCGGATTTAAGCATTTTCTTCAAGCAAAAGATAGAAATAATGCTAAACTAATTGTTGTTGACCCTGTTTATACAAAATCCGCTGCAAAAGCTGATCATTATTTAAGAATTAGAACCGGTACCGATGTTGCCTTTGTTTATGGAATGCTTCATTTAATATTTAAAAACGGCTGGGAAGATAAAAACTTTATAGAAAGCCGTGTTTACGGAATGGATAAGATTAGAGAAGAGGCTAAAAAATGGACACCGGAAGTAACAGCTGATGTTACGGGAATCCCGGCTGAAAAAATTATTCAAATCACTAGATTATTTGCAACTACCAAACCTGCAACGGCAGTTTGGGCATTAGGTATCACTCAACATAGTACAGGTACATCAAATACTAGAATTATTCCAATACTTCAATTAGTATTAGGAAATGCAGGTAAAAAAGGTGGAGGATGTAATATTATTAGAGGACATGATAATGTTCAAGGTTCTACTGATATGTGTAATCTAGCAGACTCTCTTCCAGGTTATTATGGATTAAGTGATGATGCTTGGAAATATTATGCAAAAGCCTGGGGAGTTGATTATGAGTGGTTGAAAGGAAGATTTCACTCTCATAAATGGATGAATGAAAAAGGATTTTCATTAGCAAAATGGTGGCAAGGTGTTTTACAAGAAGAGAAAACTTACTCTTCAAGTCCAATTAGAGCTTTATGGGTTCAAGGTACGGGAATTACCTCTATGACTCAACAAGTGAAAATTCAAGAAGCAATTAAAAAACTTGATTTGCTTGTTATTGCAGAACCCTTTGTAAATGAAGCTGCAATTTTGAGTGATAGAAAAGATGGAATATATATAATACCTGCAGCAACGCAGTTTGAAACAGAAGGTAGCGTAACGGCAAGTAATAGATCTTCTCAATGGAGAAGTAAAGTTGTTGATCCACTATATGAGTCTAAACCTGACCATGAAATTATGTTTGAATTTGCTAAAAAATTTGGGTTTTATGATGAATTTGTAAGCGGGATGAAACACGATATTGTTGACGGTGAAATAAAAAAAGTAAAAGATGATTTTGTTTGGCCTGATGATGCAGCAGATGAATTAGCAAGAACAGTGAAAACTATCGGTCTTGGCGGTTGGACTGCAAAAAGACTTAAAGAACATCAAGAGAACTGGCATCTATTTGATCCTCTTACTTTAAAAGGTTATGGAAAAATGCAAGGTCAATACTATGGATTACCTTGGCCGTGTTGGGATACAAAACATCCTGGAAGTCCTATTTTGTATAATCCCGATGTACCGGTAAATGAAGGTGGTATGGGATTTAGAAATAGATTTGGTTTGGAACATGATGGTATAAGTCAATTAGCTAGTAGTGCTACAACTGTTAAAAAATCAGAGGTTAAAGGTGGATATCCTGAACTTACCAAAGATAATATTGAAGAAGTTTTAAATATTAAATTAACAGAAGATGAAAAAAGAAAAATGGGAGCAAACTGGAAAGTTGATTTAAGTGGAATTATTCAAGAAAAATGTAGAGAAAAAGGTGTTTGTGCGTATGGAAATGCAAGAGCAAGAGCAATTGTGTGGACATTCCCCGACCCTGTTCCAAAACATAGAGAACCAATTCATTCACCAAGATTTGATTTAGTTAAAAAATATCCGACTTATCCAGATCAAAAAAATAACTTTAGGGTTGATGTGAAATTTGAATCAGAACAGAGTGAAAAAGATTGGTTTAAAGAGTTCCCGACAATGATTGTTACTATGAGACTCGTAAACTTAAGCGGTGCAGGTATGCTTGAAAGAACAAGTAAATATCTTTCTCATATAACTCCTGAAATGTTTGCAAATATTCATCCGGATTTAGCAGCTAAACATGGAATTAGAGACAGAGATGATATGTGGTTACATTCACCTCAAGGAACTAAGATTAAAATTAAAGCATATTATAACTATAGCGTGACTCCCGACCGTGTAGCTATGCCATATAATTTTGCAGGTATGATGCAAGGAGTTGATTTAACTCATAGATATCCCAAAGGAACAAAACCTTATGTAAATGGTGAAAGTTCAAATACTATTACAAATTACGGGTTTGATGTAATAACACAAATACCTGAGTTTAATGCAGGTCTTTGCAGAATAGAAAGAGCGTAG
- a CDS encoding TorD/DmsD family molecular chaperone, protein MNTVALNKVRAIYYGLFSSLFSYINSEKDFNNIKQSIELLSQAPIDENSKTSFDEITSFLNEKGMDGLIDENNQIFYSPSTTFIPVTASFYNEDRDDGQKRVEMTNIVLKSIYRRDNTNFKEAEDHVCFIFNFIQKLLEQDYSKIDNKLVVETFSVVLNSFIDSFIQDVYNHEDSHFYKNIAVILKVFVELERTLLNIKKPIEHKVRKQYEIFHKKRKSFTKRAKRNFDEISSL, encoded by the coding sequence ATGAATACTGTAGCATTAAATAAAGTAAGAGCAATTTATTACGGATTGTTTAGTTCTCTATTTTCATATATTAACAGTGAAAAAGATTTTAATAATATAAAACAATCAATAGAACTTTTAAGTCAAGCTCCAATTGATGAAAATAGTAAAACATCTTTTGATGAAATAACTTCTTTTTTAAATGAAAAAGGGATGGATGGATTAATTGATGAAAATAATCAAATTTTTTATAGTCCAAGTACAACATTTATTCCTGTAACTGCCTCTTTTTATAATGAAGACAGAGATGACGGGCAAAAAAGAGTTGAAATGACAAATATAGTTTTAAAATCAATTTATAGAAGAGATAATACAAATTTTAAAGAAGCTGAAGATCATGTATGTTTTATTTTTAATTTTATTCAAAAATTATTAGAACAAGATTATTCAAAAATAGATAATAAATTGGTAGTAGAAACTTTTAGTGTAGTTCTAAATAGTTTTATAGATTCGTTTATTCAAGATGTTTATAATCATGAAGATAGCCATTTCTATAAAAATATTGCAGTGATTTTAAAAGTATTTGTAGAATTAGAAAGAACACTATTAAATATAAAAAAACCTATAGAGCATAAAGTTAGAAAACAATATGAAATATTTCATAAAAAGAGAAAAAGTTTTACAAAAAGAGCAAAAAGAAATTTTGATGAGATTTCAAGTTTATAA
- the fdh3B gene encoding formate dehydrogenase FDH3 subunit beta, with amino-acid sequence MSEMARMKFYCDEDRCIECYACTVGCSEAHELPTGISRRKVITLNEGIEGLEYSLSIACMHCSDAPCEQVCPVDCFYIREDGIVLHDKDKCIGCGYCLYACPFGAPQFPRDGAFGTKGAMDKCTMCAGGPLETNSEEERELYGQNRIAEGKVPICAAVCSTNALLVGDSQKVSEIYRQRVISRGHKHTDSAVAWSSAYKS; translated from the coding sequence ATGAGTGAAATGGCAAGAATGAAATTTTATTGCGATGAAGATAGATGTATTGAGTGTTATGCTTGTACTGTAGGTTGTTCTGAAGCTCATGAATTACCAACAGGAATTAGTAGAAGAAAAGTTATTACATTAAATGAAGGTATTGAAGGATTAGAATACTCTTTATCCATTGCTTGTATGCATTGCAGTGATGCACCTTGTGAACAAGTGTGTCCCGTAGATTGTTTTTATATTAGAGAAGACGGAATTGTTCTTCATGATAAAGATAAATGTATCGGATGTGGATATTGTCTTTATGCTTGTCCTTTTGGGGCACCTCAATTTCCAAGAGACGGTGCATTTGGAACAAAAGGAGCAATGGATAAATGTACAATGTGTGCAGGTGGTCCGCTAGAAACAAATAGTGAAGAAGAGAGAGAACTTTATGGTCAAAATAGAATTGCTGAAGGTAAAGTTCCAATATGTGCAGCCGTTTGTTCAACAAATGCACTTTTAGTAGGTGATTCTCAAAAAGTCTCTGAAATATATAGACAAAGAGTAATATCTAGAGGACATAAGCATACTGACTCTGCTGTTGCTTGGAGTTCGGCTTATAAATCATAG
- the aat gene encoding leucyl/phenylalanyl-tRNA--protein transferase, with translation MKLLDKTHKIYLLDNDNFDFPSLEMMNDDLVAVGGDFHPQRLINAYENGIFPWFIDDYNHIHWFSPNKRMVLYPNEFRLTKSLKRTINNKGFVVKTNKNFEEVIRNCSTIKRKHEDDTWIDENFIIAYTNLYKLGFAYSIETYLDEKLVGGLYGVLINDVFCGESMFAKEKDASKVAFYHLCKQAQQNGIKLIDCQVHNNHLASLGAREIPRVEYFKLLKED, from the coding sequence ATGAAACTTTTAGACAAAACCCACAAAATATACCTTCTTGACAATGATAATTTTGATTTTCCTAGCTTAGAAATGATGAATGATGATTTAGTGGCAGTTGGAGGAGATTTTCATCCCCAAAGATTGATAAATGCCTATGAAAACGGTATTTTCCCTTGGTTTATAGATGATTACAATCATATACACTGGTTTAGTCCAAACAAAAGAATGGTTCTATATCCAAATGAGTTTAGGCTTACAAAAAGTCTGAAAAGAACAATAAACAACAAAGGGTTTGTAGTAAAAACAAATAAAAACTTTGAAGAGGTTATAAGAAACTGCTCAACCATAAAAAGAAAACATGAAGATGATACCTGGATTGATGAAAACTTTATTATAGCCTATACAAATCTATATAAATTAGGCTTTGCCTACTCTATTGAAACCTATTTAGATGAAAAGTTAGTAGGAGGTCTTTACGGAGTTTTAATTAATGACGTATTTTGTGGAGAGAGTATGTTTGCAAAAGAGAAAGATGCTTCAAAAGTAGCATTTTATCACCTTTGCAAACAAGCACAACAAAATGGAATCAAACTAATTGATTGCCAAGTTCATAATAACCACTTGGCATCACTTGGTGCAAGAGAGATTCCAAGAGTTGAATATTTTAAACTATTAAAAGAAGATTAA
- a CDS encoding twin-arginine translocation signal domain-containing protein — MNTNRRSFIKKTLGASALMAVGSSTVSMASTKSDKGASSNGVVVGKSPKKEVLYKQTAEWEAFYKASY; from the coding sequence ATGAATACAAATAGAAGGAGTTTTATTAAAAAAACTTTAGGTGCAAGTGCACTTATGGCTGTTGGGAGTTCTACTGTTTCAATGGCAAGTACTAAAAGTGATAAAGGTGCAAGTTCAAATGGTGTAGTTGTAGGAAAATCTCCTAAAAAAGAGGTTTTATATAAACAAACCGCTGAATGGGAAGCTTTTTATAAAGCTAGCTACTAA
- a CDS encoding aminotransferase-like domain-containing protein has translation MKKLERSYIRQILDAINERTISFAGGLPNENLFPVKDLKVATNKVLENPLCLQYSKSQGVEGLREKIADIYTNKFDFPTNKDEILITTGSQQAFDIIAKTFLDKELYVQKPTYIGALSAYKVLDMDIKSFDDLDDLENKLNSTNGFYAMSDFTNPTGRVIDQKRREDVAKILNKKECYFIEDGAYSLIDFNGVIRKPISALYEKSFHMGSFSKIVAPGFRVGWIRAKKEYIDQMMVSKEAVDLHTSTFNQMILDEYMNEFDLFEHIKLVRKEYKSKMEYMAECFEKYIPSFEFKRPQGGMFIYGSFKEDSFELAKKALEVDVAFVPAKVFFHNNQDSNEARFNFTNSTFEQIEQGIIRLAKLLSPNNEIKKECIA, from the coding sequence ATGAAAAAACTAGAACGGTCTTATATAAGACAAATATTAGATGCAATAAATGAAAGAACAATCTCTTTTGCAGGAGGTTTACCAAATGAGAACCTCTTCCCTGTCAAAGATTTAAAGGTCGCTACAAATAAAGTTTTGGAAAATCCTTTATGTTTGCAATACTCTAAATCACAAGGTGTAGAAGGATTAAGAGAAAAAATTGCAGACATTTATACAAATAAATTTGACTTTCCGACAAATAAAGATGAAATCTTAATTACAACAGGAAGCCAACAAGCTTTTGACATAATTGCAAAAACATTTTTAGATAAAGAGTTATATGTACAAAAACCTACATATATAGGTGCTTTAAGTGCTTATAAAGTTTTAGATATGGATATTAAATCTTTTGATGATTTAGATGATTTGGAAAATAAACTAAACAGCACAAACGGTTTTTATGCAATGAGTGATTTTACAAATCCTACAGGAAGAGTGATAGATCAAAAAAGAAGAGAAGATGTTGCTAAAATCTTAAATAAAAAAGAGTGCTATTTTATAGAAGACGGAGCATACTCTTTGATTGATTTTAATGGGGTTATCAGAAAACCTATTAGTGCTTTATATGAAAAAAGTTTTCATATGGGATCTTTTTCTAAAATAGTAGCTCCAGGTTTCAGAGTAGGTTGGATTAGAGCAAAAAAAGAGTATATTGACCAAATGATGGTTTCAAAAGAGGCTGTTGATTTACATACTTCAACTTTTAATCAAATGATTTTAGATGAATATATGAATGAGTTTGATCTATTTGAACATATCAAACTTGTAAGAAAAGAGTATAAATCAAAAATGGAATATATGGCAGAATGTTTTGAAAAATATATTCCGAGTTTTGAATTTAAAAGACCTCAAGGGGGAATGTTTATTTACGGAAGTTTTAAAGAGGATTCTTTTGAATTGGCAAAAAAAGCATTAGAAGTTGATGTTGCTTTTGTACCTGCAAAAGTATTTTTTCATAATAATCAAGATTCAAACGAAGCTAGATTCAATTTTACAAACTCTACTTTTGAACAGATTGAACAAGGTATTATAAGATTGGCAAAACTGTTATCTCCTAACAACGAAATAAAAAAAGAGTGTATAGCTTAA
- a CDS encoding formate dehydrogenase subunit gamma: MKFKYILILFLTLTSLAIASESAIFGKDLIPNILAYDKENSLHLGKWFTLLQSTYFKPIFFGVLIGVPAVFFIHYKIIGPMIFSHDRKKIFVFSVFNRIVHTIAAIAFILIIPTGFVLVFGTTFGGGGFVRFCKDVHGIATILFVISVIPMLLMWFKDMLPTSDDIKWMMILGGYLNKRKDPIPAGRFNAGQKMWFWICTFGGIIMILTGAIMFFQDFKLEFITSLGISQIDLLRASAIVHNVLGMAVAALFMTHVYMSVFAIKGAIHSIITGYKEEEEVEILHSTFYKKLKKSKKI; the protein is encoded by the coding sequence ATGAAATTTAAATATATATTAATTTTATTTCTAACATTAACTTCACTAGCAATAGCTAGTGAAAGTGCAATATTTGGAAAAGATTTAATTCCAAATATTTTGGCGTATGATAAAGAGAACTCTTTACATTTAGGTAAATGGTTTACTCTTTTACAAAGTACATATTTTAAACCTATATTTTTTGGAGTATTAATTGGAGTACCCGCAGTCTTCTTTATACACTATAAAATTATAGGACCAATGATTTTTTCACACGATAGAAAAAAGATCTTTGTTTTTTCGGTTTTTAATAGAATAGTTCACACAATTGCCGCAATTGCATTTATTCTTATTATTCCAACAGGATTTGTACTTGTTTTTGGCACAACATTCGGCGGTGGTGGATTTGTAAGATTTTGTAAAGATGTTCATGGCATTGCAACAATATTATTTGTGATTTCTGTAATACCGATGTTATTGATGTGGTTTAAAGATATGCTTCCTACAAGTGATGATATCAAATGGATGATGATTTTAGGAGGATATTTAAATAAAAGAAAAGACCCTATCCCTGCAGGAAGATTTAATGCGGGTCAAAAAATGTGGTTTTGGATTTGTACTTTTGGCGGAATTATTATGATTCTTACGGGTGCAATTATGTTCTTTCAAGATTTTAAACTAGAATTTATTACATCTTTAGGAATATCGCAAATTGATTTATTAAGAGCAAGCGCAATAGTGCATAATGTCTTAGGAATGGCAGTAGCAGCACTATTTATGACCCATGTATATATGTCTGTTTTTGCAATTAAAGGTGCAATTCACAGTATAATAACCGGATATAAAGAGGAAGAAGAAGTAGAAATTTTACATAGTACTTTTTATAAAAAGTTAAAAAAATCTAAAAAAATCTAA
- a CDS encoding AraC family transcriptional regulator → MKKDTKHARDDIINTTFYYIYKNLEYKITLDELAKLNHLSKYHYHRIIKEETGKTLFELIADERLKKAANLLITNKHSTISEIANKCGYISHSSFIKAFKLRYNYTPTQWRKGKFKEYSKELIEKFLTAKDFSKIEPEIKVCKVIHCAYIRHNGYDKTIKKSWEKLKAIAYENGIKEYKQIALFHDNPVITPLKNCSYVACINVNKDFKAISTFDIPESLCAVFNLKGVYGDVLNFIRYVYHYWLPNSGYEAKTIPAYAIYHKNYFTTEQKDFDLDFYLPINVLY, encoded by the coding sequence ATGAAAAAAGATACAAAACATGCTAGAGATGATATTATAAACACGACTTTTTATTATATCTACAAAAATTTAGAGTATAAAATTACCCTTGATGAGTTGGCAAAACTAAATCATTTGAGCAAATATCATTATCATAGAATTATAAAAGAGGAGACGGGGAAGACTCTTTTTGAACTTATTGCAGATGAAAGATTAAAAAAAGCAGCAAATCTTTTAATTACCAATAAACACTCAACAATAAGCGAAATAGCAAATAAATGCGGTTATATTTCCCATTCATCTTTTATCAAAGCTTTTAAACTGAGATATAATTATACTCCTACACAATGGAGAAAAGGAAAGTTTAAAGAGTATTCAAAAGAGTTGATAGAGAAATTCCTTACGGCAAAAGATTTTTCAAAAATTGAACCTGAAATAAAAGTTTGCAAAGTTATTCATTGTGCTTATATAAGACACAACGGTTATGATAAAACAATCAAAAAAAGTTGGGAGAAACTTAAAGCTATTGCTTATGAAAACGGAATTAAAGAGTATAAACAGATTGCACTTTTTCATGATAATCCCGTAATTACTCCCCTTAAGAACTGCTCTTATGTAGCTTGTATAAATGTAAATAAAGATTTCAAAGCAATAAGCACTTTTGATATACCCGAGTCTTTATGTGCGGTGTTTAACCTAAAAGGAGTTTACGGAGATGTTTTAAATTTTATTAGATATGTGTATCACTATTGGCTTCCAAACTCAGGATATGAAGCAAAAACAATTCCCGCTTATGCAATTTATCATAAGAATTACTTTACCACTGAGCAAAAAGATTTTGATCTAGACTTTTACCTTCCGATTAATGTTTTATACTAA
- a CDS encoding class I SAM-dependent methyltransferase — protein sequence MAIEDKQKWNEKYKNTPKLLEDRTPSEKLVDTIKNCKGKKALEIACGSGRNSIFLAQEGFEVDALDISEVALEKLKQKDFPNIHVKIVDLDEFIPEKNSYDLIVMTNFLDRKIISSLKNALKKDGILFIETYMEDKENEKPDSNPDFLLKKGELKAFFEEGFEILNYDEFFNETYELYRMKKQSISVRKF from the coding sequence ATGGCAATCGAAGATAAACAAAAATGGAATGAGAAGTATAAAAACACTCCTAAACTTTTAGAAGATAGAACTCCTAGTGAAAAATTGGTTGATACTATAAAAAACTGCAAAGGTAAAAAAGCTTTAGAAATAGCCTGCGGAAGCGGCCGAAACTCTATATTTTTAGCCCAAGAAGGGTTTGAAGTTGATGCTTTGGATATTTCAGAAGTTGCTTTAGAAAAATTAAAACAAAAAGATTTTCCAAATATTCATGTCAAAATTGTTGATTTAGATGAGTTTATTCCTGAAAAAAACAGTTATGATTTGATAGTTATGACAAACTTTTTGGATAGAAAAATCATCTCATCTTTAAAAAATGCTCTTAAAAAGGACGGTATTTTATTTATTGAAACCTATATGGAAGACAAAGAGAATGAAAAACCCGATTCCAACCCTGATTTTCTTTTGAAAAAAGGTGAACTAAAAGCTTTCTTTGAAGAAGGTTTTGAAATTTTAAATTATGATGAGTTTTTTAATGAAACTTATGAACTTTACAGAATGAAAAAACAGTCAATTTCAGTAAGAAAATTTTAA
- a CDS encoding 4Fe-4S binding protein, translating to MQDFVYYNPMGLDFPLNEAIFVSKTIDETKGTNFLISNTSAVDSETNADEIDFYIKNSKDLISDKIKNVYKLYEIAAIRFDNAQDITYTQKVGNKILLIANKEDAENFFSYIKPNEFDMYQISEDIIKSIDGHIGNLTVIVDNDGKDVTLKVDQIVWFNVKEMGLKQSGSFDPTTSSIEEIIKILRKNIEEYEYKKITIYDETLCQYHERREEICGRCEDICPTSAIIKIEDKKHLEFSQIDCKGCGACISICPSGALDYAPMTRNSIYEIAQKFRNTIPLIVPNKMNISTLNIELKENVLPFKIDGEKFLHETSFLTILQESGSQVIFYTDFLSKGTKDSIRILNDIYEKKYGKKAIFVAMNEEELKEAMENADLIEGSHFSYNQIDERKREAFAVRLLGLVENDDLGTVKTGEDIHYAKVNINQDNCTLCLSCVGACNVDALKAYPEDNTLRLNPSICTGCGYCELSCPENDCLTIEQDIIELNPKWFFERVVAKDELFACVECGKEFATKKSIEKIANIMKPIFANDPVKQRTLYCCEDCKPRVMFANNERKDK from the coding sequence ATGCAAGATTTTGTATACTACAATCCAATGGGCTTGGATTTTCCTTTAAATGAAGCAATTTTTGTTTCTAAAACTATTGATGAAACAAAGGGTACTAATTTCTTAATCTCTAATACTTCTGCCGTTGACAGTGAAACAAATGCCGATGAAATAGACTTTTATATTAAAAATAGTAAAGACTTGATTTCTGATAAAATAAAGAATGTTTATAAACTCTATGAAATCGCAGCAATTAGATTTGATAATGCTCAAGATATAACATATACTCAAAAAGTGGGAAATAAAATTTTACTTATTGCGAATAAAGAAGATGCAGAAAACTTTTTCTCTTATATTAAACCAAATGAGTTTGATATGTATCAAATATCGGAAGATATAATTAAATCAATTGACGGGCATATTGGAAATTTAACTGTTATTGTCGATAATGACGGGAAAGATGTAACTCTAAAAGTAGATCAAATTGTTTGGTTTAATGTAAAAGAGATGGGTTTAAAACAAAGTGGAAGTTTTGACCCGACGACTTCTTCAATTGAAGAAATAATAAAAATATTAAGAAAAAATATTGAAGAGTATGAGTATAAGAAAATAACAATATATGATGAAACTCTTTGTCAATATCATGAAAGAAGAGAAGAGATTTGCGGTAGATGTGAAGATATATGTCCCACAAGTGCAATTATAAAAATTGAAGATAAAAAACATTTAGAGTTTTCTCAAATAGATTGTAAAGGTTGTGGAGCCTGTATCTCCATTTGTCCTTCAGGAGCATTAGATTATGCACCGATGACAAGAAATTCCATTTATGAAATAGCACAAAAATTTAGGAATACAATACCTTTAATTGTTCCAAATAAGATGAATATCTCAACTTTAAATATTGAACTAAAAGAGAATGTTCTTCCTTTTAAAATAGACGGTGAAAAATTTTTACATGAAACTTCATTTTTAACTATTTTACAAGAGAGCGGTTCTCAAGTGATTTTCTATACTGACTTTTTATCAAAAGGAACTAAGGATTCTATTCGAATATTAAATGATATTTATGAAAAGAAATATGGGAAGAAGGCTATTTTTGTTGCAATGAATGAAGAAGAGCTAAAAGAGGCTATGGAAAATGCAGATTTAATTGAAGGTTCACATTTTTCATATAATCAAATAGATGAAAGAAAAAGAGAAGCTTTTGCAGTAAGATTATTGGGACTTGTGGAAAATGATGATTTAGGTACAGTAAAAACAGGAGAAGATATTCATTATGCAAAAGTTAATATCAATCAAGACAACTGTACCTTATGCCTTTCTTGTGTCGGTGCTTGTAATGTAGATGCATTAAAAGCATATCCCGAAGATAATACTTTAAGATTAAATCCATCAATTTGTACGGGATGCGGTTATTGTGAGCTTTCTTGTCCTGAAAATGATTGTCTGACAATAGAGCAAGATATTATAGAATTAAATCCAAAATGGTTCTTTGAAAGAGTTGTTGCAAAAGATGAACTATTTGCTTGCGTTGAATGTGGTAAAGAGTTTGCTACAAAAAAATCAATAGAAAAAATTGCAAATATTATGAAACCGATTTTTGCGAATGATCCGGTAAAACAAAGAACACTTTACTGTTGTGAAGATTGTAAACCAAGAGTGATGTTTGCAAATAATGAAAGAAAGGATAAATAG